AACATCAGGACAAAGTAGATGGCAAAGGTCGCGCCCAGAACGGCATAGCGCCAGGGCGCGTTGAGCGCGGCACGCGGTATGCCGCCCCGCGCCGCAACCGCCACGCCGATGACCAGCGCCGCGATCCAGAACCGTACGGCGTTCAGGGCGGCGGGGGCGATGTCGTTCGCCGCCAGCGCGCCCAGTGAAAAGGACCCGGCCACCAGCGCCGAAAACAGAAGCATCGCGGCATGGCCGCGCAAGGCAGGGGTCACAGGACGTGCCAGTCCTTGGACCGTTCCTTGAGAAACGTGAGAAAGGCCTGCACCTTGTTGGTGCGGTGCAGATCGACATGGGTGACCAGCCACAGGGGCGACGACCAATCCTCGCGCGGGGTCGTGATTTCGACCAGGTCGGGGTTGGCGCGCGCCTCCATCACCGGCAAAAATCCGATGCCAGCCCCCGCCAGAACCGCCTGTTCAAGGGCCCGCACATCTGTCGACCGGAAGGTGATGTCGTCCTCGGCCACCTGACTGCGCAGCCATTTGTGAAACGGCGCGCGGTTGTCGGCGACATCATGGCTGACAAAGCGGTGCCCCTTGGCGGCGCCGATGTCGTCGGGGCGCCCATGTTCGGCCACGTATCCCTTGGTCGCATACAGCCCCATGGACTGCCGCACGAAAGGCTGGACCACGTTGTCGGGCTGGTCCGGCGCGTTGCCCGCGCGGATGGCCACATGTGCCTCTCCATATTCCAGGCGGAACAGACGCTCACCCGTCAGATACCGCACGATGACATCCGGGTGTTTTTGCTGGAACTCGGTCAGCACGGGCGCCATGCGCGGCGCCATCGTGACCAGAGAGGTCACGACAAGTTCGCCCGACACTTCGGTGCCGCGTCCCTTGATGCGGCCCACCAACTGGCTGAACTGATCATCCGTGGCCTGCGCC
The sequence above is drawn from the uncultured Tateyamaria sp. genome and encodes:
- a CDS encoding LysR family transcriptional regulator translates to MDNWDEIKTAYQVARMGTVSGAADVLGVHHATVIRHIDALEGRLGVKLFQRHARGYTPTEAGDDLFRVAQATDDQFSQLVGRIKGRGTEVSGELVVTSLVTMAPRMAPVLTEFQQKHPDVIVRYLTGERLFRLEYGEAHVAIRAGNAPDQPDNVVQPFVRQSMGLYATKGYVAEHGRPDDIGAAKGHRFVSHDVADNRAPFHKWLRSQVAEDDITFRSTDVRALEQAVLAGAGIGFLPVMEARANPDLVEITTPREDWSSPLWLVTHVDLHRTNKVQAFLTFLKERSKDWHVL